The following proteins come from a genomic window of Spongiibacter tropicus DSM 19543:
- a CDS encoding DUF4198 domain-containing protein, with the protein MKLIKPALFALAFSLPMAADAHRAWFLPASTVLSGEQPWVTVDAAVSNDIFYTDHAAMRLSSLDITAPDGSKVKAENPHTGKLRSTFDLQLKQDGTYKIAIAGSGLRARWETADGKRAFWPGRGQQPKPGDFEKAVPKDAKNLQVSYSSRRIETFITAGLPSEKALAPSNDGLEMQPISHPNDLFAGEKASFRFLIDGEPAKGASVTVIPAGVRYRNSQDDITVTADADGVASFAWPAAGRYWLEAEYKDGKAKPPATERSGVYVATFEVLPQ; encoded by the coding sequence ATGAAACTCATTAAACCCGCTCTGTTTGCACTGGCCTTCAGCTTGCCGATGGCGGCAGATGCTCATCGTGCCTGGTTTCTGCCCGCATCCACCGTGCTGTCGGGTGAGCAGCCGTGGGTGACAGTGGACGCCGCTGTATCCAACGATATTTTCTATACCGATCACGCGGCCATGCGCCTCAGTTCACTGGATATCACGGCCCCGGATGGCAGCAAGGTGAAGGCGGAGAATCCCCACACCGGCAAGCTGCGCAGCACCTTCGACCTGCAACTGAAGCAGGACGGCACCTACAAAATTGCCATTGCGGGAAGCGGCTTGCGCGCTCGCTGGGAAACCGCCGACGGCAAGCGGGCGTTCTGGCCCGGTCGCGGCCAGCAGCCCAAGCCCGGTGACTTTGAAAAAGCGGTACCCAAGGATGCAAAGAATCTGCAGGTCAGTTATTCATCGCGCCGCATCGAAACCTTTATCACGGCGGGACTGCCTTCCGAAAAAGCGCTGGCACCCAGCAACGACGGCCTTGAAATGCAGCCGATTTCTCACCCCAACGATCTGTTTGCCGGTGAAAAGGCCAGTTTCCGTTTTCTGATTGACGGCGAGCCTGCCAAAGGCGCCAGCGTCACCGTGATTCCCGCCGGTGTGCGTTACCGCAACAGCCAGGACGATATCACCGTGACCGCTGATGCCGACGGTGTCGCCAGTTTTGCCTGGCCTGCCGCAGGTCGCTACTGGTTAGAGGCGGAGTACAAAGACGGCAAGGCCAAGCCGCCGGCCACCGAGCGCAGCGGTGTTTACGTGGCAACCTTTGAGGTTCTGCCGCAGTAA
- a CDS encoding sigma-70 family RNA polymerase sigma factor, translated as MSVSPAAQKQFGALYKDHHPWLLSLLRRRLGCDHDAADLAQDAFIRLMRRPQVLEDDSPRAYLTTVAKGLCVDLWRRRQVEQAWRDAVAAWPEWVIPSLEEQALVIETLYEVDTMLRQMPEKVAAAFLMSRLEGLTYSEIAKRLAVSERSVKKYMARAMYECVLLEVQADEALI; from the coding sequence ATGTCGGTTTCTCCGGCGGCGCAGAAGCAGTTCGGCGCCCTCTACAAGGATCATCATCCCTGGTTGCTGTCGCTGCTGCGACGGCGGCTGGGCTGTGATCACGATGCCGCCGATCTGGCTCAGGACGCGTTTATCCGTTTGATGCGGCGTCCGCAGGTGTTGGAGGACGATTCGCCGCGCGCCTATCTGACCACGGTTGCCAAAGGCCTGTGCGTCGACCTCTGGCGTCGGCGTCAGGTGGAGCAGGCGTGGCGTGATGCGGTAGCGGCATGGCCGGAGTGGGTGATTCCCTCGCTGGAAGAGCAGGCCCTGGTGATTGAAACCCTGTATGAGGTCGACACGATGCTGCGGCAGATGCCAGAGAAGGTGGCGGCCGCGTTTCTTATGTCGCGACTGGAGGGGCTGACGTACAGCGAGATTGCCAAGCGCCTTGCTGTGTCTGAGCGCAGCGTGAAGAAATATATGGCGCGAGCCATGTACGAGTGTGTGCTGTTGGAAGTGCAAGCGGACGAGGCCTTGATATGA
- a CDS encoding DUF2271 domain-containing protein codes for MRKKGLWLWVLLCCSTAHAGESWLDVELPTIDVAEYHRPYVAIWIQGKGSRDVHNVAVWYQLRDGSEKGEEWLKDMRQWWRRSGRGLDMPVDGISGATKAPGQHRVELNAALQALPAGDYLLNVEAAREVGGRELLKIPFSWPAKAAQSLSAQGETELGRLQLHLEP; via the coding sequence ATGAGGAAAAAAGGCTTATGGCTGTGGGTGCTGCTGTGCTGCTCGACGGCCCACGCGGGAGAAAGCTGGCTGGATGTCGAACTGCCCACGATTGATGTGGCGGAGTACCACCGTCCCTATGTGGCGATATGGATTCAAGGCAAGGGCAGCCGCGATGTTCACAATGTGGCGGTGTGGTATCAGCTCCGTGACGGCAGTGAAAAAGGTGAAGAGTGGCTTAAGGACATGCGCCAGTGGTGGCGCCGCAGCGGTCGGGGGCTGGATATGCCGGTCGATGGCATCAGTGGTGCGACCAAGGCGCCGGGCCAGCACCGTGTTGAATTGAATGCTGCACTGCAGGCGCTGCCCGCCGGTGACTATCTGCTCAATGTTGAGGCGGCCCGGGAAGTGGGCGGTCGCGAGCTGCTGAAAATTCCCTTCAGCTGGCCTGCCAAGGCTGCCCAGTCGCTTTCCGCGCAGGGGGAGACCGAACTCGGCCGCCTGCAATTGCATCTCGAACCCTGA
- a CDS encoding PepSY-associated TM helix domain-containing protein, with product MRLKTLALGTVRQWHWVSSAVCLVGMLGFAITGITLNHAASIPSTPQVYSLEVMVPDSLVEDLNALAEKPAGLPRALRQWLSREQALSLSQGRAEWSEDELYVALPRPGGDAWLSLDLYSGDLLYERTDRGWVAYFNDLHKGRDTGTAWSWFIDIFAGACVLFSLTGLLLLQRQTRHRPFTWPAVALGVLIPFLLIILFVH from the coding sequence TTGCGTTTGAAAACCCTGGCATTAGGCACCGTGAGGCAGTGGCACTGGGTGAGTTCTGCCGTCTGTCTGGTGGGTATGCTCGGTTTCGCGATTACCGGCATCACACTCAATCATGCTGCGAGTATTCCCTCGACGCCGCAGGTTTACAGCCTGGAAGTGATGGTTCCCGACAGTCTGGTCGAGGACTTGAACGCGCTGGCGGAGAAACCGGCCGGACTGCCGCGCGCACTTCGGCAATGGCTGTCGCGGGAGCAGGCCCTGAGCTTGTCTCAGGGGCGCGCTGAATGGAGCGAAGACGAGCTCTATGTCGCCCTGCCCAGGCCGGGTGGCGATGCCTGGCTGAGTCTGGATCTGTACAGCGGTGACTTGCTCTACGAGCGCACCGACCGTGGCTGGGTGGCTTACTTCAATGACCTGCACAAGGGGCGTGACACCGGTACCGCATGGAGCTGGTTTATCGATATTTTTGCCGGGGCCTGCGTGCTGTTCTCGCTTACGGGGCTGCTGCTATTGCAACGCCAGACACGCCACCGGCCGTTTACCTGGCCCGCCGTCGCGCTGGGCGTGTTGATTCCGTTTTTATTAATCATTCTGTTTGTTCACTAG
- a CDS encoding FecR domain-containing protein, producing the protein MSLEREQHRALREASQWYARLADEQVDSDAERAWRHWVAADEANQRAWQYIEAVSQRFDGLRDVGNSLPVGDTLKRLQRRRLTRRGSLKCIAALGVTSVATWMFAPYEHWLAGERTAVGEVRQLSLMDGSRVWLNTDSSLDSDLGAGRRRLSVHRGDVFVEAVAGKSPMTVTTAAAELSCERGRFALRGGGDAQAQVLAVYDGRVDLRTRGGQVQQLAAGKQCRFGRDAIVAVEAAEPRYEAWTRRLLLAHNESLGELLSELSRYRHGIIHVSPDVAALRVTGSFPTSNTDMALEMLGASLPIRVDVPLPWWVNVSAA; encoded by the coding sequence ATGAGTCTGGAGCGGGAACAGCACCGCGCGCTTCGAGAGGCGTCCCAGTGGTATGCGCGTCTGGCCGACGAGCAGGTGGATAGCGATGCGGAGCGCGCCTGGCGACATTGGGTGGCCGCCGACGAGGCGAACCAGCGAGCCTGGCAATATATCGAAGCGGTTTCCCAGCGCTTTGACGGTTTGCGCGATGTCGGCAACTCGCTGCCCGTTGGCGATACTCTCAAGCGCTTACAGCGGCGTCGGCTGACCCGGCGCGGCTCATTGAAGTGTATTGCTGCGCTGGGTGTCACCTCGGTAGCGACCTGGATGTTTGCGCCCTATGAACATTGGCTGGCCGGGGAGCGCACGGCAGTTGGCGAAGTGCGGCAGTTGTCGTTGATGGATGGCAGTCGCGTTTGGTTGAACACCGACAGCAGTCTGGACAGCGATTTAGGCGCCGGGCGCCGCCGGCTCAGCGTTCACCGAGGGGATGTGTTTGTTGAAGCGGTGGCAGGCAAGTCGCCCATGACGGTGACCACAGCGGCCGCCGAGCTGAGTTGTGAGCGCGGGCGGTTTGCGCTGCGCGGTGGCGGCGATGCTCAGGCACAAGTGCTGGCGGTGTATGACGGTCGCGTCGATCTGCGCACGCGTGGCGGTCAGGTGCAGCAGCTTGCGGCGGGCAAGCAGTGCCGCTTCGGTCGCGATGCCATTGTGGCGGTGGAGGCTGCCGAGCCGCGTTACGAGGCCTGGACGCGTCGCCTGCTGCTGGCCCACAACGAGTCGCTGGGCGAGTTACTGTCGGAATTGTCGCGCTACCGGCACGGCATTATCCATGTGTCGCCGGACGTGGCGGCGCTGCGGGTCACGGGATCATTTCCCACTTCAAATACCGATATGGCGCTGGAAATGCTCGGTGCCAGTCTGCCGATCCGCGTCGATGTTCCGCTGCCGTGGTGGGTGAATGTCAGCGCGGCATGA
- a CDS encoding TonB-dependent receptor, with the protein MLFKRFRPHGGCQALLLSTAMGLSVAAPSVIAQPAAANLTQFSIPAGDLGSAVTRFAQQSGVSLSVATELLEGRETAGLDGSYTPEQALMRLLGGTGLTANRQANGSYVLSEAPAAAEAIDLGETVMLQKLVVSASGFEQKITDAPASISVVDQEELKSRPYTTLLDVVRELEGVDIGETRDKTGQGTVSMRGMGADYTLLLIDGRRQNNHGDIYPNNFGGNQFNHIPPLTAIERVEVIRGPASTLYGADALGGVINVITKKITDTWTGGINFSRTFQEDEAFGEDTTTDFNVMGPLIPGKLGLAVRGSVYDREASNPEYAPVRDPNGDVHVRSLGFGAGGKTVDNTNKSLGFRLSWTPSESQSLVFDFDKSEQKYDNTPNADGSYPLGTVDSIDRLFTSSPRAGYAAEQEFTRDQWSLTHEGDWGFADSTVSLAYIETANLGRTLPLTATERALQQEIFEGTGSYAGLTEEERREIMADTFLPRPKRPMESNQYTLDARLDIPLENLAGEHMLVVGGQYIDGELEDGVFGMEGGDDGQGVVSEHEMYSLFVEDNWTPITPLTITAGVRYDDHKQFGSNTSPRLYGVYSLHPEWTVKGGISTGYKTPKTTDLYNGVTGFGGQGTIPFVGNPDLKPETSENTEIALYWESLTARHNFNITFFQNQFEDKIVTGDAVLSCEQTGGVKPCANLGAYEDLGYDDYRQKINIDEAEIRGAELAGRYQISPNLALRMNYTYTDSEQTSGAEKGLPLTNSAEHMANTTLDWQINDRVDLFLTWEHRSDRYRGTDDKGNPQYYEEYRVLHLGGSVVVNESVTIHARVNNLLDEDFTSYSTTYDDKNGDGVYEYLTGRGVDSEVEFTDDYNNKDKARNFWVGVSVTF; encoded by the coding sequence ATGTTATTCAAACGCTTTCGCCCACACGGTGGATGCCAGGCATTGCTGCTTTCGACAGCAATGGGCCTGAGCGTCGCCGCGCCCTCTGTCATTGCGCAGCCAGCCGCTGCCAACCTCACACAGTTCTCGATTCCTGCCGGTGACCTCGGCAGTGCGGTAACCCGCTTTGCACAGCAGAGTGGCGTCTCGCTGAGCGTCGCAACGGAGCTGCTGGAAGGGCGTGAAACCGCCGGGCTGGACGGCAGCTACACACCGGAGCAAGCGCTGATGCGGCTGCTCGGTGGCACGGGCCTGACGGCCAACCGCCAGGCCAATGGCAGCTACGTGCTGAGTGAAGCGCCAGCGGCGGCTGAGGCGATCGATCTGGGCGAAACCGTCATGCTGCAAAAGCTGGTGGTGTCCGCCTCGGGTTTTGAGCAGAAGATTACGGATGCACCGGCGAGTATTTCCGTGGTGGATCAGGAGGAATTGAAGAGCCGCCCCTATACCACTCTGCTAGATGTGGTGCGCGAGCTGGAAGGGGTGGATATTGGCGAGACCCGCGATAAAACCGGGCAGGGCACCGTCAGTATGCGCGGCATGGGCGCCGACTATACGCTGCTGCTGATCGACGGCCGCCGCCAGAACAACCACGGCGATATTTATCCCAATAACTTCGGTGGCAACCAGTTCAACCATATTCCGCCGCTGACCGCGATTGAACGCGTCGAGGTGATTCGCGGGCCGGCATCGACACTGTACGGCGCCGATGCGCTGGGCGGGGTGATCAATGTGATCACCAAGAAAATTACTGACACCTGGACCGGCGGTATCAACTTCAGCCGCACTTTCCAGGAAGATGAAGCCTTCGGCGAAGACACCACTACCGATTTCAATGTGATGGGACCGCTGATTCCCGGCAAGCTGGGTTTGGCCGTGCGCGGCAGTGTCTACGATCGGGAAGCTTCCAACCCGGAATATGCGCCGGTTCGCGACCCGAATGGCGATGTGCATGTACGTTCGCTGGGCTTTGGCGCTGGTGGCAAGACGGTGGACAACACCAACAAGTCACTGGGCTTTCGTCTGAGCTGGACGCCAAGTGAGAGTCAGTCACTGGTCTTTGATTTCGACAAATCTGAGCAGAAATACGACAACACCCCCAACGCCGATGGCAGCTACCCATTGGGGACGGTGGACAGTATTGATCGCCTGTTTACCAGCAGTCCTCGCGCCGGTTATGCCGCCGAGCAGGAATTTACCCGCGACCAGTGGTCGCTGACCCACGAGGGTGACTGGGGTTTTGCTGACAGCACTGTCTCGCTGGCCTATATCGAAACGGCGAACCTCGGTCGTACCTTGCCACTGACTGCTACAGAGCGCGCCCTGCAGCAAGAGATATTTGAAGGCACGGGCAGTTATGCCGGTCTGACTGAGGAAGAGCGCCGGGAAATTATGGCTGATACCTTCCTGCCGCGTCCCAAACGCCCGATGGAAAGCAACCAGTACACGCTGGATGCGCGTCTGGATATTCCGCTGGAAAACCTGGCGGGTGAGCACATGCTGGTCGTGGGTGGCCAGTACATTGACGGTGAACTGGAAGATGGCGTCTTTGGTATGGAGGGCGGCGACGATGGCCAAGGTGTTGTCTCTGAGCATGAGATGTACTCGCTGTTCGTCGAAGACAACTGGACGCCGATCACCCCGCTGACCATTACCGCCGGTGTGCGTTACGACGACCACAAGCAGTTCGGCAGCAATACCAGTCCGCGACTCTACGGTGTGTACAGCCTGCACCCGGAATGGACGGTAAAAGGCGGCATCAGCACCGGTTATAAAACTCCGAAAACCACGGACCTGTATAACGGTGTTACCGGCTTTGGTGGCCAGGGCACCATCCCGTTTGTCGGCAATCCGGACCTCAAACCCGAGACCAGTGAGAATACTGAGATCGCCTTGTACTGGGAGTCGCTGACCGCGCGCCACAACTTCAATATCACCTTCTTCCAGAACCAGTTCGAGGACAAGATTGTGACCGGCGATGCCGTGCTGTCCTGTGAGCAGACCGGGGGTGTGAAACCCTGTGCCAATCTCGGCGCCTATGAAGACCTGGGCTACGACGACTACCGCCAAAAAATCAATATTGACGAGGCTGAAATTCGGGGCGCGGAACTGGCCGGACGCTACCAGATTTCACCGAATCTGGCGCTGCGTATGAACTACACCTACACCGACAGCGAGCAGACCAGCGGCGCAGAAAAAGGCCTGCCGCTGACCAACAGTGCCGAGCATATGGCTAACACCACGCTGGACTGGCAGATCAACGACCGGGTTGATCTGTTCCTCACCTGGGAGCATCGTTCCGACCGTTATCGCGGTACCGATGATAAAGGTAATCCTCAATATTACGAAGAGTACCGTGTACTGCATCTGGGTGGCTCGGTAGTGGTCAACGAATCCGTCACCATTCACGCGCGGGTGAACAATCTGCTGGATGAAGATTTCACCAGCTATAGCACCACCTATGACGATAAAAATGGTGACGGCGTTTACGAGTACCTGACCGGTCGTGGTGTGGACAGTGAGGTGGAGTTTACCGATGACTACAACAACAAAGACAAGGCGCGAAATTTCTGGGTTGGCGTCAGTGTGACGTTCTAA